One window of the Ochotona princeps isolate mOchPri1 unplaced genomic scaffold, mOchPri1.hap1 HAP1_SCAFFOLD_4174, whole genome shotgun sequence genome contains the following:
- the LOC131479455 gene encoding uncharacterized protein DDB_G0271670-like, whose product MSLLVLLLLVLLLVLPLLWSVLLLLVVLLLVLLGSMISMSVYSLERQTRFSTMYILLLVIVSGGTGKRLLELLLLHFVLPLMLLLLLLVLLVLSSSYPSPPSSPFSTSSSPSRFSSPSAFFLCSPLLPPSSSSSSSSSASPSSRSPSSRSPSSPSSSSSPSSSSPSSPPSSSSSSSSSFSSSTSSSSASSFSSASSSSLSPPSPSSPSSFSPSSSSSSLFSSSSSPSSSPSSSSTTTSSSSSPSCSTPSSSSSSSPSPSASSSPSPSSSSTSAPSSSPSSSSCSSSSSCCSSSSCCSSSSSSSSPPSSSSPSSSPSSSSSSSPSSLSSCATAAVSEQQYSPDSI is encoded by the exons ATGTcgctgttggtgctgctgctgttggtgctgctgctggtgctgccgtTGTTGTGgtcggtgctgctgctgctggtggtgctgctgctggtgctcctaGGCAGCATGATTTCTATGTCGGTGTATAGTTTGGAG AGGCAGACCCGATTCTCTACAATGTATATCCTGCTGCTTGTGATCGTGTCTGGAGGTACAGGGAAACGTCTGCTGGAACTCTTGCTGCTGCACTTCGTGCTGCCGTtgatgctcttgctgctgttgctggtgctgctggtg CTATCTTCGTCATATCCTTCACCTCCGTCTTCTCCTTTCTctacttcttcctctccttctcgtTTCTCATCCCCTTCCGCCTTCTTCCTCTGTTCTCCTCTTTTGcctccctcttcttcttcatcatcatcttcttctgCGTCTCCATCATCTCGTTCTCCGTCTTCTCGTTCTCcgtcttctccttcctcttcttcttctccgTCTTcgtcttctccttcttctcctccgtcttcttcttcatcatcttcttcttctttttcctcttctacttcctcctcttctgcttcctctttttcttctgcttcctcttcttctctttctcctccgtctccttcttctccttcttctttttctccttcttcttcttcttcttctcttttttcttctagtTCTTCTCCCTCTtcgtctccttcctcctcctctactACTACTTCTTCCTCCTCATCTCCTTCTTGTTCcactccttcttcttcttcttcttcttccccttctccttccgcttcatcttctccttctccttctagTTCTTCGACCTCTGCTCCatcttcttctccttcctcttcttcttgttcttcttcctcttcttgttgttcttcttcttcttgttgttcttcttcctcttcttcttcttctcctccttcttcttcatctCCCTCTTCATCTCCTTCTTCGTCTtcatcttcttctccttcttctctttcttcgtGCGCTACTGCTGCTGTTAGCGAGCAGCAATACTCACCCGATAGCATTC